One stretch of Miscanthus floridulus cultivar M001 chromosome 18, ASM1932011v1, whole genome shotgun sequence DNA includes these proteins:
- the LOC136523699 gene encoding uncharacterized mitochondrial protein AtMg00810-like, translated as MAYLLLYVDDIILTASSGDLLCSIVASLTAEFSMKDLGLLHHFLGTTVSRSSTGMFLSQWHYILELLECAGMTGCKPCSTPIDTNAKLSVDVPPIANATDYWALAGALHYLTFTRPDISYAVQQICLYMHDPREPHLALIKRVLCYIKGTLDYGLQLLRSSTCDLVAYSDADWADVFTKGLPTSIFTEFRSSLNVSTLD; from the exons ATGGCATACTTGCttctttatgttgatgatattatattgACCGCCTCTTCTGGAGATCTCCTATGTAGCATTGTGGCTTCTCTTACAGCGGAATTCTCCATGAAGGATCTCGGGCTTTTGCATCATTTTCTTGGGACGACTGTCTCCAGGAGTTCCACTGGTATGTTTCTCTCCCAGTGGCACTATATCCTTGAACTCTTGGAATGTGCTGGCATGACTGGATGCAAACCTTGTTCCACCCCGATTGACACTAATGCCAAGCTCTCCGTTGATGTACCTCCTATTGCCAACGCCACTGATTACTGGGCTCTCGCTGGTGCATTACACTACCTCACTTTTACTCGCCCCGACATCTCCTATGCTGTGCAACAGATTTGTCTCTATATGCATGATCCTCGTGAGCCACATCTTGCCTTGATTAAGCGTGTTCTCTGCTACATCAAGGGCACCTTGGACTATGGTTTGCAGTTACTTCGCTCCTCCACTTGTGACCTTGTGGCATATTCAGATGCTGACTGGGCAG ATGTGTTCACCAAGGGTCTTCCTACTTCCATATTTACAGAATTTCGCTCTAGTTTGAATGTCTCCACTCTGGATTAG
- the LOC136520514 gene encoding 12-oxophytodienoate reductase 1-like, with protein MVQQASKEVIPLMTPYKMGQFQLSHRVVLAPMTRCRAYGSVPQPHAAVYYSQRATRGGLLITEGTSVSATAQGFPGSPGIWTQEQVAAWKPIVNAVHRKGALFFCQIAHAGRASTNDFQPDGQAPISSTDKQLPPDAESGTVFSKPRRLRTDEIPGIVDDFRRAARNAIEAGFDGVEIHGAHGFLLEQFMKDGANDRTDKYGGSVENRCRFVVEIIDALVHEVGANRVGIRLSPFADYMDCADSDPSALGDYMVRQLNKHEGFLYCHMVEPRMSIVDDRRQIPHRLLPFRTVFNGTFMVVGGYDREEGNKVVAEGYADLVAYGRHFLANPDLAKRFELDATLNKYDRSTFYTQDPVIGYTDYPFLSDDSKDLPAQD; from the exons ATGGTGCAGCAAGCTTCGAAGGAGGTGATCCCGCTGATGACGCCGTACAAGATGGGCCAGTTCCAGCTCTCCCACCGGGTGGTGCTCGCGCCGATGACGCGGTGCCGGGCCTACGGGAGCGTGCCGCAGCCGCACGCCGCCGTGTACTACTCGCAGCGCGCCACCAGGGGCGGCCTGCTCATCACCGAGGGCACGAGTGTGTCTGCCACCGCGCAGGGCTTCCCGGGGTCCCCTGGCATCTGGACGCAGGAGCAGGTCGCGGCGTGGAAGCCCATTGTCAACGCTGTCCACCGCAAGGGCGCGCTCTTCTTTTGCCAGATTGCGCACGCCGGAAGGGCCTCAACCAACG ATTTTCAGCCAGACGGTCAAGCGCCGATCTCGAGCACGGACAAGCAGCTTCCCCCTGACGCCGAGTCTGGCACGGTGTTCTCCAAGCCACGCCGGCTGCGGACCGACGAGATCCCAGGGATCGTCGATGACTTCAGACGTGCCGCACGGAATGCGATTGAGGCCGGGTTCGACGGCGTGGAGATCCACGGAGCACATGGATTCCTCCTGGAGCAGTTCATGAAGGATGGCGCCAACGACCGCACCGACAAGTACGGTGGCAGCGTGGAGAACCGGTGCCGCTTCGTGGTTGAGATCATCGACGCTCTGGTCCATGAAGTCGGTGCGAATCGGGTTGGCATTAGGCTTTCCCCTTTCGCGGATTACATGGACTGTGCGGATTCCGACCCCTCGGCACTCGGCGACTACATGGTGCGGCAGCTCAACAAGCATGAGGGGTTTCTCTATTGCCACATGGTAGAGCCTCGGATGTCCATCGTCGATGACCGTAGGCAGATTCCGCATAGACTCCTACCATTCAGGACGGTGTTCAATGGCACCTTCATGGTCGTTGGTGGTTATGACAGGGAGGAAGGAAACAAGGTGGTTGCCGAGGGCTACGCGGACCTCGTCGCATACGGAAGGCACTTCTTGGCCAATCCGGACCTAGCTAAGAGGTTTGAGTTAGATGCGACCCTGAACAAGTATGATCGCTCCACCTTTTACACACAAGACCCTGTCATTGGCTATACAGACTATCCTTTTCTTAGCGACGACAGCAAAGACTTACCTGCTCAAGATTAA